A genomic segment from Clostridium pasteurianum BC1 encodes:
- a CDS encoding pyridoxal phosphate-dependent aminotransferase: protein MVKSKISDNVNSIELSGIRKFYNKVVKVEGAISLTLGQPDFPVPDGIKEAMIKAINEDKTVYTSNAGIVELRQEISNFLNNQDISYDRDEICITVGGSEGLMDVFAAFINPGDKVLIPTPAYPAYESCVKLLGGEIINYDLNKEDFSIDFESLKNIINQEKPKLLVLSYPSNPTGAVLSKEARDKLYEIVKAEDIIVITDEMYSCLSFEENYYSIAQFKDIKNKVIVVNGFSKMFSMTGLRIGYVCAANEYMDSIIKIHQYNVSCAPSIVQYGVLHGLRNSMKDVENMKAQFALRRDYAYKRLIELGFQVELPKGAFYIFPSIKKFASNSEEFCDKLLQQAKVAVVPGSAFGEGGEGYIRISYAYSEKQLEEAFDRIEKILNK from the coding sequence TTGGTTAAAAGTAAAATTTCTGATAATGTTAACAGTATAGAACTTTCTGGTATAAGAAAATTCTATAATAAAGTAGTGAAAGTAGAGGGTGCAATATCATTGACTCTTGGGCAGCCTGATTTTCCTGTGCCAGATGGAATAAAGGAAGCTATGATAAAGGCTATAAATGAGGATAAAACAGTATATACATCTAATGCGGGCATAGTGGAACTAAGACAGGAGATAAGTAATTTTTTAAATAATCAGGATATAAGCTATGATAGGGATGAAATTTGCATTACAGTTGGTGGAAGCGAAGGACTTATGGATGTATTTGCTGCATTTATAAATCCAGGAGATAAAGTGCTTATTCCAACTCCTGCTTATCCAGCCTATGAAAGCTGTGTTAAACTATTAGGTGGAGAAATTATTAATTATGATTTAAATAAAGAGGATTTCTCCATTGATTTCGAAAGCTTAAAAAATATTATAAACCAGGAGAAACCAAAACTTCTTGTACTTTCATATCCTTCTAATCCTACAGGCGCAGTTCTAAGCAAAGAAGCAAGAGATAAACTCTACGAAATAGTTAAAGCTGAAGATATAATAGTTATTACGGATGAAATGTACAGTTGTCTTTCTTTTGAAGAAAATTACTATTCTATTGCTCAGTTTAAAGATATAAAAAATAAGGTTATAGTAGTAAATGGATTTTCAAAGATGTTTTCAATGACAGGACTTAGAATAGGGTATGTATGTGCTGCTAATGAGTATATGGATTCCATAATTAAGATTCATCAATATAATGTTTCCTGTGCACCATCCATAGTACAATATGGCGTACTTCATGGACTTAGAAATTCTATGAAAGATGTTGAAAACATGAAAGCACAGTTCGCATTAAGAAGGGATTATGCGTACAAAAGATTAATTGAGCTTGGGTTTCAGGTAGAATTACCTAAAGGTGCATTTTATATATTTCCTTCAATTAAAAAATTTGCTTCTAACAGCGAAGAGTTTTGTGATAAACTTCTGCAGCAGGCAAAGGTAGCAGTGGTACCTGGTTCAGCCTTTGGAGAGGGTGGGGAAGGATATATAAGAATTTCCTACGCATATAGTGAAAAACAGCTTGAAGAGGCCTTTGATAGGATTGAAAAGATATTGAATAAATAA
- a CDS encoding ABC transporter permease → MEFPKDMFERIPNKEKAKNEVVRPSLTYWQDVWMRIKKNKLAMLGLIVVILVTLLAIFGPMFSKYDYHTQNFAIANQGPSAAHWFGTDKFGRDSFVRVLYGARISLTVGYVASILSIVIGVVYGGISGYFGGRVDNIMMRIVEAIYAIPITIYVILFMVVLGTGLKSIIIALAVAFWITMARIVRGQVMSLKQQEFVLAAKTLGASPFRILLKHLIPNCMGPIIVTLTLSVPDAIFQEAFLSFIGLGVPAPMASWGTLASDALEGYQLYPFQLFFPAMAICITMLAFNLLGDGLRDALDPKMRK, encoded by the coding sequence ATGGAATTTCCAAAGGATATGTTTGAAAGAATTCCCAATAAGGAGAAGGCTAAGAATGAAGTGGTAAGACCAAGTCTTACTTATTGGCAGGATGTTTGGATGAGAATCAAAAAAAATAAACTTGCTATGCTGGGATTGATAGTAGTTATTTTAGTTACACTACTTGCCATATTTGGACCAATGTTTTCAAAATATGATTATCATACACAGAATTTTGCCATTGCAAATCAGGGTCCTAGTGCGGCGCATTGGTTTGGAACAGATAAATTTGGTAGAGATTCTTTTGTAAGAGTTTTGTACGGAGCGAGAATATCTCTTACAGTTGGGTATGTTGCCAGCATTTTGAGTATTGTAATTGGGGTTGTATATGGTGGTATATCAGGATATTTTGGTGGTAGAGTAGATAATATAATGATGAGAATAGTTGAAGCTATATATGCAATTCCTATAACTATATATGTAATACTTTTTATGGTTGTATTGGGAACGGGACTTAAAAGTATTATTATAGCTTTGGCGGTGGCCTTTTGGATAACCATGGCTAGAATTGTTAGAGGACAGGTTATGTCTCTTAAACAACAGGAGTTCGTTTTGGCGGCTAAAACTTTGGGGGCATCTCCATTTAGAATATTGTTAAAGCATTTAATTCCAAATTGTATGGGACCTATAATAGTTACGTTGACGTTATCAGTACCTGACGCTATTTTTCAGGAAGCTTTCTTAAGCTTTATAGGACTTGGAGTTCCAGCACCTATGGCGTCATGGGGAACTTTGGCATCAGATGCATTGGAAGGCTATCAGCTTTATCCTTTCCAATTGTTTTTCCCGGCAATGGCAATATGTATTACAATGTTAGCGTTTAATTTATTAGGCGATGGACTAAGGGATGCCCTTGATCCAAAGATGAGAAAATAA
- a CDS encoding TIGR03905 family TSCPD domain-containing protein — protein sequence MYTYKTKGVCSREIKFEVKDNKITELLFIGGCDGNLQGLSRLVEGLDISDAINKLKGIDCGGRGTSCPDQLSKALETYIKSNN from the coding sequence ATGTACACATATAAAACTAAGGGTGTCTGTTCAAGAGAAATAAAATTTGAAGTAAAAGATAATAAGATTACTGAACTTTTATTTATAGGTGGATGTGATGGAAATCTTCAGGGACTTTCAAGATTGGTAGAAGGACTTGATATAAGTGACGCTATAAATAAACTAAAGGGCATAGACTGTGGTGGGAGAGGTACTTCTTGTCCTGATCAATTATCAAAAGCTCTTGAAACTTACATTAAAAGCAATAATTAA
- a CDS encoding single-stranded DNA-binding protein, translating into MDNLMLNNKLYLEGKISSKLEFSHEMYGEGFYTFNMDVQRLSDTRDTLYVTISERLITGMNLEEGQDVIVEGQLRSYNKFVEGSNRLILTVFARNIEICTEKSKNPNQIYLDGYICKKPVYRTTPFGREIADMLLAVNRAYNKSDYIPTIAWGRNSRFCESLKVGDNIRIWGRLQSREYQKKLSENEVIKKTAYEVSISKMEKVNKDAENDVVNVDENFNEEDYHMGNINKNAI; encoded by the coding sequence ATGGACAATTTAATGTTAAACAATAAGCTCTATCTAGAAGGAAAAATTTCTTCAAAGCTTGAATTCAGTCATGAAATGTATGGTGAAGGATTTTATACTTTTAATATGGATGTTCAAAGACTCAGTGATACAAGGGACACATTGTATGTTACCATATCAGAAAGACTTATAACAGGAATGAATTTAGAAGAGGGTCAAGATGTAATTGTAGAAGGTCAGCTGAGATCCTATAATAAATTTGTAGAAGGTTCTAATAGGCTTATACTTACTGTATTTGCCAGAAATATTGAGATATGTACGGAAAAAAGTAAAAATCCAAATCAAATTTACCTTGATGGTTATATATGCAAAAAACCTGTTTATAGAACCACACCTTTTGGAAGGGAAATAGCAGATATGCTTCTAGCAGTAAACAGAGCATACAATAAGTCTGACTACATACCTACAATTGCCTGGGGAAGGAATTCAAGGTTTTGTGAGTCTTTAAAAGTAGGGGATAATATTAGAATTTGGGGAAGACTACAGAGTAGAGAATACCAGAAAAAGTTATCAGAAAATGAAGTCATAAAGAAAACAGCTTATGAAGTGTCCATATCTAAAATGGAAAAGGTAAATAAGGATGCTGAAAATGATGTGGTAAATGTAGATGAAAATTTTAATGAAGAAGATTATCACATGGGTAATATTAATAAAAATGCAATTTAA
- a CDS encoding ABC transporter permease: MLKYILKRLVSSIITIWVVITATFFLMHAVPGGPFDGGKVLPPAIKANLEAKFGLDKPLSQQYGMYLKDLIHGDLGPSMMYEGRTVNDVIAYSFPASAKLGFAAVGISVIFGLIMGIIAALKQGKWQDNLCMIISTVGVTIPSFVMATIFIYFFAVKLGWFPAVGFDGPQYMVLPAVALSGYSTAFISRLVRSSLLEVVRQDYIRVAKAKGLSKGKVIVKHALRNSLIPLITYLGPLIASVLSGSFIIESLFGVPGLGKEFVQSIGNRDYSTTLGVTIFFCTLLIVANFIVDILYVVIDPRIKLEN; encoded by the coding sequence ATGCTCAAGTATATCTTGAAAAGATTAGTATCTAGTATTATAACCATTTGGGTTGTAATAACCGCAACATTTTTTTTAATGCACGCAGTACCGGGTGGTCCCTTTGATGGAGGGAAAGTATTACCGCCGGCAATTAAGGCAAATTTAGAGGCGAAGTTTGGTCTTGACAAACCTTTAAGCCAGCAATATGGTATGTACCTTAAAGATCTTATACATGGTGATTTAGGACCTTCTATGATGTATGAAGGAAGAACGGTAAATGATGTAATTGCTTATTCCTTTCCTGCTTCCGCTAAACTTGGATTTGCTGCTGTTGGAATTTCTGTTATATTTGGTTTAATTATGGGTATAATTGCAGCCCTGAAGCAGGGCAAATGGCAGGACAACCTCTGTATGATTATTTCAACTGTGGGAGTTACTATTCCCAGCTTCGTAATGGCAACAATATTTATATATTTCTTTGCTGTAAAGCTTGGCTGGTTCCCAGCAGTAGGCTTTGATGGACCACAATATATGGTACTTCCAGCAGTAGCTCTTTCTGGATATTCTACTGCCTTTATATCAAGACTGGTAAGATCAAGTTTATTAGAAGTAGTTAGACAGGATTATATAAGAGTAGCAAAGGCAAAGGGACTTTCAAAGGGAAAAGTTATAGTTAAACATGCTCTTAGAAACTCACTTATACCACTTATAACTTATTTGGGACCATTAATTGCCAGTGTTCTTTCTGGAAGTTTTATAATTGAATCACTTTTCGGAGTACCTGGACTAGGTAAAGAATTTGTTCAAAGTATCGGTAATAGAGATTATTCAACTACATTAGGAGTTACTATATTTTTCTGTACATTATTAATAGTTGCCAATTTTATAGTTGATATATTATATGTAGTTATTGATCCTAGAATAAAACTGGAGAATTAA
- a CDS encoding DUF4364 family protein, with amino-acid sequence MFDDTLELAENKLLLIYILKQIKLPVSKNQLTEIVLKNNFINYFTLQEYISELISANFISYNDIDGKHRLTVTSKGDKVLNMFSNRVSETKKTLIDTYIKSNIINIRKEISLTANYTLANNDSFTVNLKATENEITLIDLKLNVVSNKQARDLCSKWKNNSSELYTKIINILIDD; translated from the coding sequence ATGTTTGACGATACCCTAGAATTAGCTGAAAACAAACTTCTTTTAATATATATTTTAAAACAAATTAAACTTCCTGTTTCTAAAAATCAATTAACGGAAATAGTATTAAAAAATAATTTTATAAATTATTTTACCCTGCAGGAATATATTTCTGAACTTATATCTGCTAATTTTATAAGTTATAATGATATAGATGGAAAACACAGATTAACAGTAACTTCAAAAGGCGATAAAGTACTTAATATGTTTTCCAATAGAGTGTCAGAGACTAAAAAAACACTTATTGATACTTACATCAAATCTAACATAATTAATATAAGAAAAGAAATAAGTTTAACTGCCAATTACACTTTAGCTAATAATGACAGCTTCACAGTAAATTTAAAGGCTACAGAAAATGAAATTACTCTTATAGACCTTAAACTAAATGTAGTATCAAATAAGCAGGCAAGGGATCTTTGTTCAAAATGGAAAAATAATTCTTCAGAGCTGTATACAAAAATAATAAATATATTAATAGATGATTAA
- the pdaB gene encoding polysaccharide deacetylase family sporulation protein PdaB yields the protein MHIIVIRKNFLKKLTIGIIVIFTLAVIAFLLLNHGDKTTILSGGKNLPIYSVETQSKDVAITFDTSWGYDNTTKILDVLDKENVKATFFVIGRWADEFPDMTREIAKRGHEIGNHSDKHSDFTRISKDQIINEVASADAKILALTGTRPTLFRFPEGTYNDSSVAVVEQTDHKCIQWNVDSIDWKNQGADIEYNRVMKKISPGSIILFHNSGKYTPETLTRIINKLKSEGYSFVKVSDLIYKENYTVNSEGKQIKK from the coding sequence ATGCACATAATTGTAATTAGAAAAAATTTTTTAAAAAAACTTACTATTGGTATTATTGTGATATTTACTTTAGCGGTTATTGCATTTTTATTATTAAATCATGGAGATAAAACTACTATCTTATCTGGAGGTAAAAATCTTCCTATATATTCTGTGGAAACACAAAGTAAAGATGTAGCTATAACCTTTGATACTAGCTGGGGATATGATAATACTACGAAAATTTTAGATGTACTTGATAAGGAAAATGTAAAGGCAACCTTCTTTGTCATTGGCAGATGGGCAGATGAATTTCCAGATATGACTAGAGAAATAGCTAAAAGAGGACATGAAATAGGAAATCACTCAGACAAACATTCTGATTTCACAAGAATATCAAAAGATCAAATTATTAATGAAGTGGCATCAGCAGATGCTAAGATTTTAGCACTTACAGGGACAAGGCCTACTCTTTTTAGATTCCCTGAAGGAACCTATAATGACAGCAGTGTTGCTGTAGTAGAGCAAACAGATCATAAATGTATACAATGGAATGTAGATAGTATTGATTGGAAAAATCAAGGAGCAGATATAGAATACAACAGAGTAATGAAGAAAATTAGTCCAGGATCAATTATACTATTTCATAATTCGGGAAAGTACACGCCGGAAACTTTGACACGTATAATTAATAAACTTAAAAGTGAAGGATATAGCTTTGTAAAGGTTTCAGACTTAATTTATAAGGAAAACTATACTGTGAATAGTGAGGGAAAACAAATTAAAAAATAA
- a CDS encoding ABC transporter ATP-binding protein, whose product MSDKKTLLEINNLQKFFPIKKGLMGNKQSLVKAVDNVSFSIAKGETLGLVGESGCGKTTIGRTIIKLYEPTSGEIIYDGKDIAKLSPKEMIPYRRKMQMIFQDPYASLNTRMTVGDIVGEAIDIHKLMNKKERNERVHYLLSRVGLNTDHASRYPHEFSGGQRQRVGIARALAVQPEFIVCDEPISALDVSIQAQVVNMLEDLQNDLGLTYLFIAHDLSMVKHISDKIGVMYLGKLVEIAESNELYKNPLHPYTQALLSAIPIPDPDAAANNKRIMLQGEIPSPIDPPPGCRFRERCSYAKPICKELEPELKDQGNGHCVACHLY is encoded by the coding sequence ATGAGCGATAAAAAAACACTATTAGAGATAAATAATTTACAGAAGTTTTTTCCTATAAAAAAGGGTTTAATGGGAAATAAACAGAGCTTGGTTAAAGCAGTAGATAATGTCTCTTTTTCTATAGCTAAAGGTGAAACTTTGGGACTTGTTGGTGAGTCTGGTTGTGGTAAAACTACTATAGGCAGAACTATAATTAAGCTTTATGAACCAACAAGTGGTGAGATAATATACGATGGTAAAGATATTGCAAAGCTTTCTCCAAAGGAAATGATTCCCTATAGAAGAAAGATGCAAATGATATTCCAGGATCCCTACGCTTCATTAAATACTAGAATGACTGTAGGAGATATAGTTGGTGAAGCCATAGATATCCATAAATTAATGAATAAAAAAGAGAGAAATGAAAGAGTGCATTATCTTCTCAGTAGGGTTGGGCTAAATACTGATCATGCCAGCAGATATCCTCATGAGTTCTCAGGTGGGCAAAGGCAGAGAGTTGGTATTGCTAGAGCACTGGCAGTGCAACCTGAATTTATTGTGTGTGATGAACCTATATCAGCCTTAGATGTTTCCATACAGGCACAGGTAGTCAATATGCTTGAAGACCTTCAAAATGATTTAGGCCTCACTTACTTGTTTATAGCCCATGATTTATCCATGGTAAAACATATATCAGATAAAATTGGTGTTATGTATTTGGGAAAATTGGTGGAAATAGCAGAGAGTAATGAATTATATAAGAATCCGCTTCATCCATACACTCAGGCGCTGCTCTCAGCTATACCTATACCGGATCCTGATGCTGCAGCAAATAACAAGAGGATTATGTTGCAGGGAGAAATACCATCTCCAATTGATCCGCCACCAGGCTGCAGGTTTAGAGAAAGATGCAGCTATGCTAAGCCAATTTGCAAAGAATTAGAGCCAGAATTGAAAGATCAGGGTAATGGTCACTGTGTAGCCTGTCATTTATATTAA
- a CDS encoding peptide ABC transporter substrate-binding protein has protein sequence MLKSKKSRLCALVMSAAIVGTLLSGCGSNTSSTTKTEQKITYNLGADPKTIDPGLNSSVEGATVIANAFEGLTDVDTKNQPIPGVATKWEVSSDGKHYTFHLRKDAKWSDGKPVKAQDFEYAWKRALAPETASDYAYQMYYLKGGEAYNEGKGSVDQVGVKATDDYTLDVDLENPTPYFLSLTSFQTYMPVRKDIVDAHPKDWATKGATYVSNGAFKLQDWKPKDSLTFVPNTNYWNTKNIKLTTLKYTVLDQETSYMSAFQTGQIDIIDNPPTEQIPTLLKNGTAKTFVNLGTNYYSFNLAPDAAKINPAAAKVMQDVKVRQAISLAIDRTKLVKDVTKGGQTPSTSFVPSGMLVNGKDFKDKQYYKPEGDVAQAKQLLAEAGYPDGKGFPNLELIYNNMQLHQSVAQTVQDMLKKNLNIDITLRSVERTVQLNDTTKHQYIMARNGWSADYADPMTFLDMWVTGAGNNVAGYTNPDYDKLIVAAKAETNVAKRDDEMHQAEAILMKDMPIIPLYEYNVVSCAKSYVKDVYRNPMDTLYFQNAYVQK, from the coding sequence ATGCTAAAGAGTAAAAAATCAAGATTATGTGCATTGGTTATGTCTGCAGCAATAGTGGGAACACTATTGAGCGGTTGCGGAAGTAATACTAGCAGCACAACAAAAACAGAACAAAAAATAACTTATAATTTAGGTGCAGATCCTAAGACTATTGATCCAGGTCTTAACAGCTCCGTAGAAGGTGCTACAGTAATTGCCAATGCCTTTGAAGGATTAACTGATGTGGATACAAAAAATCAGCCAATCCCAGGAGTTGCTACAAAATGGGAAGTTAGTAGTGATGGAAAACATTACACATTCCATCTTAGAAAAGATGCTAAATGGTCCGATGGAAAACCAGTTAAGGCTCAAGACTTTGAATATGCTTGGAAGAGAGCATTAGCTCCAGAAACTGCATCAGACTATGCTTATCAGATGTATTATTTAAAAGGTGGAGAGGCTTATAATGAAGGCAAGGGAAGTGTAGATCAGGTAGGAGTTAAAGCTACTGATGACTATACTCTTGATGTAGATTTAGAAAATCCAACACCATACTTTTTATCACTTACTTCATTCCAAACTTATATGCCTGTAAGAAAAGATATAGTAGATGCTCATCCTAAGGATTGGGCAACTAAAGGTGCAACTTATGTTTCTAACGGAGCCTTCAAGCTTCAGGATTGGAAGCCAAAGGATAGCTTAACATTTGTTCCAAATACTAATTATTGGAATACTAAAAACATTAAGCTTACTACTTTGAAATACACAGTATTAGATCAGGAAACTAGTTATATGTCAGCTTTCCAGACTGGTCAGATTGATATAATAGATAATCCACCAACAGAACAAATACCTACATTATTAAAGAATGGCACTGCAAAAACTTTTGTAAATTTGGGAACTAATTACTACAGCTTTAATTTAGCTCCAGATGCAGCTAAGATCAATCCCGCAGCTGCTAAGGTTATGCAGGATGTTAAGGTTAGACAGGCGATTTCTCTTGCTATAGACAGAACTAAACTAGTTAAAGATGTTACAAAGGGTGGTCAAACTCCTTCAACAAGTTTTGTTCCAAGTGGCATGCTTGTAAATGGAAAAGACTTTAAAGATAAGCAGTATTATAAGCCGGAGGGCGATGTGGCACAGGCTAAGCAACTTTTAGCTGAAGCAGGATATCCGGATGGTAAGGGATTCCCTAATCTTGAATTAATATACAATAATATGCAACTTCATCAAAGTGTAGCACAGACAGTACAGGATATGCTTAAGAAAAACTTAAATATAGATATAACACTTAGAAGTGTTGAAAGAACAGTTCAACTTAATGATACAACTAAACATCAATACATTATGGCTAGAAATGGATGGTCAGCAGATTATGCAGACCCAATGACTTTCCTTGACATGTGGGTAACAGGTGCTGGAAACAACGTAGCAGGCTATACTAATCCAGATTATGATAAACTTATAGTAGCTGCTAAAGCTGAAACAAATGTAGCAAAGAGAGATGATGAAATGCATCAGGCAGAAGCTATATTAATGAAAGATATGCCTATAATTCCACTATATGAGTATAATGTAGTATCATGTGCAAAGAGTTATGTAAAGGATGTTTATAGAAACCCAATGGATACTTTATATTTCCAAAATGCATATGTACAAAAATAA
- the dapD gene encoding 2,3,4,5-tetrahydropyridine-2,6-dicarboxylate N-acetyltransferase, with protein MNYDLTDPYEIARYIKEAKKSTPVKVYVDGDLSGSTQENIEIYGTQNFYVIFGESSTVSEFIVSNKDKIKKFRLEQDRRNSAIPLMDITGVDARIEPGAIIRDKVSIAKNAVVMMGAVINIGAEIGESTMIDMNAVVGARGKIGKRVHLGAGAVVAGVLEPPSKSPCEIGDDVLIGANAVILEGVKIGNGAVVAAGSVVIDDVPANVVVAGTPAQIIKSVDDQTKDKTKIMDDLRK; from the coding sequence ATGAACTATGATTTAACAGATCCGTATGAAATTGCACGATACATAAAAGAAGCTAAGAAATCAACACCAGTGAAAGTTTACGTTGATGGTGATTTATCTGGCTCTACTCAGGAAAACATAGAAATATATGGTACACAAAATTTCTATGTCATCTTTGGTGAAAGTTCCACTGTATCAGAATTTATAGTGAGTAACAAAGATAAAATTAAAAAATTCAGATTAGAGCAGGATAGGAGAAATTCAGCTATACCTCTTATGGATATAACAGGAGTTGATGCAAGAATAGAACCTGGTGCCATTATACGAGACAAAGTAAGCATTGCTAAAAATGCAGTTGTAATGATGGGAGCAGTTATAAATATTGGTGCAGAGATAGGTGAAAGCACCATGATTGATATGAATGCAGTTGTAGGTGCAAGAGGTAAAATTGGTAAAAGAGTTCATCTTGGTGCTGGAGCTGTAGTTGCTGGTGTACTTGAACCACCAAGTAAATCCCCTTGTGAAATTGGTGATGACGTATTAATTGGAGCCAATGCAGTTATTCTTGAAGGAGTAAAAATAGGTAATGGTGCCGTAGTTGCTGCCGGTTCTGTAGTAATAGATGATGTTCCTGCCAATGTGGTTGTAGCTGGAACCCCTGCTCAAATAATAAAAAGTGTAGACGATCAAACTAAGGACAAAACTAAGATAATGGATGATTTGAGAAAATAA
- a CDS encoding ABC transporter ATP-binding protein has translation MEKLLQINNIHTSFHTHVGEVKAVRGVSLDLYKGEAIGIVGESGSGKSITMMSLMRLLEDNGEIKEGEILFEGKDLTKLSEKEMEKIRGNEISMIFQDPMTSLNPVFTIGNQLIEPLIKHKKLSKAEATKKAIEMLTLVGIPSPEKRIKQYPHEFSGGMRQRAMIAMSLVCGPKLLIADEPTTALDVTIQAQILELMKDLKEKLNMSIILITHDLGVVADVCNRINVMYGGTVVESGTSRDIFYNPKHPYTWGLLRSIPNPKEDVKERLKPIEGNPPDLLNPPKGCPFAQRCEYAMKICIDNRPENFKIDEGHYSACWLNHPDAPKVTPDTGRNK, from the coding sequence ATGGAAAAGTTACTCCAAATTAATAATATACACACTTCATTTCATACTCATGTGGGAGAAGTTAAGGCGGTAAGAGGTGTAAGTCTTGATTTATATAAAGGAGAAGCCATTGGAATAGTTGGTGAATCCGGCAGTGGAAAAAGTATAACTATGATGTCGCTAATGCGTTTACTTGAAGATAACGGAGAGATAAAAGAGGGAGAAATACTGTTTGAAGGCAAGGATTTAACTAAGCTTTCAGAAAAGGAAATGGAGAAGATTAGAGGAAATGAAATAAGCATGATATTCCAGGATCCAATGACCTCTTTGAATCCTGTATTTACCATAGGGAATCAGCTTATAGAACCACTTATCAAGCATAAAAAATTAAGTAAAGCTGAGGCAACTAAGAAGGCTATAGAGATGCTAACGCTAGTAGGTATACCAAGCCCGGAAAAGCGAATAAAACAATATCCTCATGAATTTTCTGGTGGTATGAGACAAAGAGCTATGATTGCCATGTCTCTTGTATGTGGCCCTAAGCTTTTAATAGCAGATGAACCAACTACTGCACTGGACGTTACCATACAGGCACAAATACTTGAACTTATGAAGGATCTTAAGGAAAAATTAAATATGTCTATTATTCTCATAACTCACGATTTGGGAGTTGTGGCTGACGTATGTAATAGAATAAATGTTATGTACGGTGGTACTGTTGTAGAAAGTGGAACTAGTAGAGATATATTTTATAATCCTAAACATCCTTATACCTGGGGGCTTTTAAGGAGTATACCTAATCCTAAAGAGGATGTAAAAGAGAGATTAAAGCCTATAGAAGGTAATCCACCAGATTTATTGAATCCACCTAAGGGCTGTCCTTTTGCTCAAAGGTGTGAATATGCCATGAAAATTTGTATAGACAATAGACCAGAAAATTTTAAAATAGATGAAGGTCATTATTCTGCATGTTGGTTAAATCATCCTGATGCACCTAAGGTTACGCCTGATACAGGGAGGAATAAATAA
- a CDS encoding YncE family protein, with product MKNLFICNGYSDSISIVDTSIFGKVGEISLKQNHIDRIGPHGICVYNDKLLVANNYSNSLSLINIEKKKVEKDFFVGMNCNDVKVIKHNAFVVCGDINNIVNYSLEKNQIEEEIPCGDMPHSIDIHEIFKGIVVSNMNSDSITFFQYENNDNISNVRVGKYPTKALFSEDGKMIFVCESNIGSDECGNISIFSSKDLKILHRIPVGNSPVDMFIEKKMCFVSNFGDGTISIIDLKNFIEISRIDVGGMPRGIIKDRENIYIGDNYNNLLLCINFNDCNKKVICIGKEPTGMLLF from the coding sequence TTGAAGAACTTGTTTATTTGTAATGGATATTCGGATAGTATTTCCATAGTTGATACTAGTATATTTGGGAAAGTTGGAGAAATTTCTTTGAAGCAAAATCATATTGATAGAATTGGACCACATGGTATATGTGTATACAATGATAAATTATTGGTGGCAAATAATTACAGTAATTCGCTGTCACTAATAAATATAGAGAAAAAGAAAGTTGAAAAAGATTTTTTTGTAGGCATGAATTGTAACGATGTTAAGGTTATTAAACATAATGCTTTCGTTGTTTGTGGAGATATAAATAATATAGTAAACTACAGTCTTGAAAAAAATCAAATTGAAGAAGAAATTCCCTGTGGAGACATGCCACATAGTATTGATATACATGAAATTTTCAAAGGCATTGTTGTATCCAATATGAATAGCGATAGCATAACATTTTTTCAATATGAAAATAACGATAATATAAGCAATGTTAGAGTTGGAAAATATCCAACAAAGGCACTTTTTAGTGAAGATGGAAAGATGATTTTTGTTTGCGAAAGCAATATAGGTTCTGATGAGTGTGGAAATATAAGTATATTTTCTTCAAAGGACTTAAAAATACTGCATAGGATACCAGTAGGCAATTCACCAGTGGATATGTTCATAGAAAAAAAAATGTGCTTTGTATCAAATTTTGGAGATGGCACTATTAGTATAATAGATTTAAAAAATTTCATTGAAATAAGTAGAATAGATGTAGGTGGAATGCCTAGAGGAATTATTAAAGATAGAGAAAATATCTATATTGGTGATAACTATAATAATTTATTGCTGTGCATAAATTTCAATGACTGTAATAAAAAGGTAATCTGTATAGGAAAAGAGCCAACGGGAATGCTGCTCTTTTAA